From one Enterobacter kobei genomic stretch:
- the nrdD gene encoding anaerobic ribonucleoside-triphosphate reductase, which produces MTPHVMKRDGCKVPFNSERIQEAILRAAKAAGVDDADYCATVADVVGQQMQGRSQVDINDIQTAVENQLMSGPYKQLARAYIEYRHDRDIARETRGRLNQEIRGLVEQTNSALLNENANKDSKVIPTQRDLLAGIVAKHYARQHLLPRDVVLAHERGDIHYHDLDYSPFFPMFNCMLIDLKGMLTQGFKMGNAEIEPPKSISTATAVTAQIIAQVASHIYGGTTINRIDEVLAPFVTASFKKHRKTAEEWQIADADGYARSRTEKECYDAFQSLEYEVNTLHTANGQTPFVTFGFGLGTSWESRLIQQSILRNRIAGLGKNRKTAVFPKLVFAIRDGLNHKPGDANYDIKQLALECASKRMYPDILNYDQVVKVTGSFKTPMGCRSFLGVWEDENGEQIHDGRNNLGVISLNLPRIALEAKGDEATFWKLLDARLQLARKALMTRIARLEGVKARVAPILYMEGACGVRLKADDDVSEIFKNGRASISLGYIGIHETINALAGGTHMYDSETLRAKGIAIVERLRQAVDQWKAETGYGFSLYSTPSENLCDRFCRLDTAEFGVVPGVTDKGYYTNSFHLDVEKKVNPYDKIDFEAPYPPLANGGFICYGEYPNIQHNLKALEDVWDYSYQHVPYYGTNTPIDECYECGFTGEFECTSKGFTCPKCGNHDAARVSVTRRVCGYLGSPDARPFNAGKQEEVKRRVKHLGNGQIG; this is translated from the coding sequence ATGACACCGCATGTGATGAAACGAGATGGCTGTAAAGTGCCTTTCAACTCAGAGCGCATTCAGGAAGCAATTTTGCGTGCAGCTAAAGCAGCGGGAGTCGATGACGCAGACTATTGCGCCACCGTCGCAGACGTAGTGGGTCAGCAGATGCAGGGCCGCAGCCAGGTGGATATCAATGACATCCAGACGGCGGTCGAAAACCAGTTGATGTCCGGCCCGTACAAGCAGCTGGCGCGCGCCTACATTGAATATCGCCATGACCGTGATATCGCCCGTGAAACACGTGGTCGCCTGAACCAGGAAATTCGCGGTCTGGTAGAACAAACCAACTCGGCGCTGCTTAACGAAAACGCCAATAAAGACAGCAAAGTGATCCCGACCCAGCGCGACTTGCTGGCGGGCATCGTCGCCAAACACTACGCCCGTCAGCATCTGCTGCCGCGCGACGTGGTGCTGGCGCACGAGCGCGGTGATATTCATTACCACGATCTCGACTACTCGCCGTTCTTCCCGATGTTTAACTGCATGCTGATCGATCTGAAAGGCATGCTGACCCAGGGCTTTAAAATGGGTAACGCCGAGATCGAACCGCCAAAATCCATCTCCACCGCCACGGCGGTCACCGCGCAGATCATCGCCCAGGTGGCCAGCCATATTTACGGCGGCACTACCATCAACCGCATTGACGAAGTGCTGGCACCTTTTGTCACCGCCAGCTTCAAAAAACACCGTAAGACCGCGGAAGAGTGGCAGATTGCCGATGCCGACGGTTACGCGCGTTCCCGTACCGAAAAAGAGTGCTACGACGCCTTCCAGTCGCTGGAATATGAAGTGAACACGCTGCATACCGCCAACGGCCAGACGCCGTTCGTCACCTTCGGTTTTGGTCTGGGCACCAGCTGGGAATCACGCCTGATCCAGCAGTCGATCCTGCGTAACCGCATTGCCGGGCTCGGCAAAAATCGTAAAACCGCCGTGTTCCCGAAACTGGTGTTCGCCATCCGCGACGGGCTGAACCACAAACCCGGTGATGCCAATTACGACATTAAACAGCTGGCGCTGGAATGCGCGAGCAAGCGCATGTACCCGGATATTCTCAATTACGATCAGGTAGTGAAAGTTACCGGCTCGTTCAAAACCCCGATGGGCTGCCGCAGCTTCCTCGGCGTCTGGGAAGATGAAAACGGCGAGCAGATCCACGACGGGCGTAACAACCTCGGCGTCATCAGCCTGAACCTGCCGCGCATCGCGCTGGAAGCCAAAGGCGACGAAGCCACGTTCTGGAAACTGCTGGACGCGCGCCTGCAACTGGCACGTAAAGCGCTGATGACGCGCATCGCCCGTCTGGAAGGGGTGAAAGCCCGCGTCGCGCCCATTCTCTATATGGAAGGGGCCTGCGGCGTGCGTCTGAAAGCGGATGACGACGTTTCGGAAATTTTCAAAAACGGACGTGCTTCCATTTCGCTGGGTTATATCGGCATTCATGAAACCATTAACGCCCTGGCGGGCGGCACCCATATGTACGACAGCGAGACGCTGCGCGCGAAAGGCATTGCCATCGTTGAACGTCTGCGTCAGGCGGTGGATCAGTGGAAAGCGGAAACCGGCTACGGTTTCAGTCTTTACAGTACGCCGAGCGAAAACCTGTGCGATCGTTTCTGCCGTCTGGATACCGCCGAGTTCGGCGTAGTGCCGGGCGTCACCGACAAAGGTTATTACACCAACAGCTTCCACCTCGATGTGGAGAAGAAGGTGAACCCGTACGACAAAATCGATTTCGAAGCCCCCTACCCGCCGCTGGCGAATGGCGGTTTCATCTGTTACGGCGAATACCCGAACATTCAGCACAACCTGAAAGCGCTGGAAGACGTATGGGATTACAGCTATCAGCATGTGCCCTATTACGGCACCAATACGCCGATTGATGAATGCTACGAGTGCGGCTTTACCGGCGAGTTCGAATGCACCAGCAAAGGCTTCACCTGCCCGAAATGCGGCAACCACGACGCCGCGCGTGTGTCGGTGACCCGCCGCGTATGCGGTTATCTGGGCAGCCCGGATGCGCGTCCGTTTAACGCCGGTAAGCAGGAAGAAGTGAAGCGCCGCGTTAAGCATTTAGGAAACGGGCAGATCGGTTGA
- the nrdG gene encoding anaerobic ribonucleoside-triphosphate reductase-activating protein — protein sequence MRYHQYYPVDIVNGPGTRCTLFVSGCVHECPGCYNKSTWRLNSGQPFTREMADTIIRDLNDTRIKRQGISLSGGDPLHPQNVPEILTLVQRIRAECPGKDIWVWTGYKLEELDAAQMAVVDLINVLVDGKFVQDLKDPSLIWRGSSNQVVHHLR from the coding sequence ATGCGTTACCATCAATATTACCCCGTCGATATCGTGAACGGCCCCGGAACTCGCTGCACGCTGTTTGTCTCCGGGTGCGTGCACGAGTGCCCCGGCTGCTACAACAAAAGCACCTGGCGGCTCAATTCCGGGCAGCCGTTCACCCGCGAAATGGCAGATACCATTATCCGCGATCTAAATGACACGCGGATCAAACGCCAGGGGATCTCCCTGTCTGGCGGCGATCCGCTGCATCCGCAAAACGTGCCGGAGATCCTGACGCTGGTTCAGCGCATTCGTGCCGAATGTCCAGGCAAGGATATCTGGGTGTGGACGGGTTATAAGCTTGAGGAACTGGATGCCGCGCAAATGGCGGTGGTGGATCTGATTAACGTGCTGGTGGACGGGAAGTTCGTGCAGGATCTGAAAGATCCGTCGTTGATCTGGCGCGGTAGCAGCAACCAGGTTGTGCATCATTTGCGGTAG
- the treC gene encoding alpha,alpha-phosphotrehalase — translation MNTLPHWWQTGAIYQIYPKSFQDTTGTGRGDLRGVTHRLDYLKILGVDAIWLTPFYISPQVDNGYDVANYTAIDPGYGTLDDFDELVAQAHARGIRIVLDMVLNHTSTHHAWFRHAQDPASPYREFYIWRDGSPLTPPNNWRSKFGGSAWRWHAESGQYYLHLFAPEQADLNWESPQVRAELKKVCEFWAGRGVDGLRLDVVNLISKDQDFPSDELGDGRRFYTDGPRAHEYLQEMSRDVFRPRGLMTVGEMSSTTLEHCQQYAAQDGRELSMTFNFHHLKVDYPGGEKWTLAAPDFVALKTLFRYWQQGMHQVAWNALFWCNHDQPRIVSRFGDEGEYRVTSAKMLAMVLHGMQGTPYIYQGEEIGMTNPHFTRITDYRDVESHNMFAERRAAGQDADQLLAILASKSRDNSRTPMQWDASPHGGFTRGEPWIALCENYPQVNVEAALRDAGSVFYTYQALIALRKSEPVLTWGDYEDLLPAHPFVWCYRRQWQGQTLLVVANLSGENQAWEPEEMAGDWRVVMSNYAEVAQAPASAVLRPYEAVWWIG, via the coding sequence ATGAATACACTTCCCCACTGGTGGCAGACCGGCGCGATCTACCAGATTTACCCTAAGAGCTTCCAGGACACGACCGGCACCGGACGCGGCGACTTACGCGGCGTAACACACCGCCTCGACTATCTGAAAATCCTCGGCGTCGATGCCATCTGGCTGACGCCGTTTTATATCTCGCCGCAGGTGGATAACGGCTACGACGTGGCGAACTATACCGCCATCGATCCGGGCTACGGCACGCTGGACGACTTCGACGAGCTGGTGGCGCAGGCGCATGCGCGCGGCATCCGCATCGTGCTGGATATGGTGCTAAACCACACCTCCACCCATCACGCCTGGTTCCGTCACGCGCAGGATCCTGCCAGTCCGTACCGTGAATTTTATATCTGGCGCGACGGCTCGCCGCTGACGCCGCCAAACAACTGGCGCTCCAAATTTGGTGGCAGCGCCTGGCGCTGGCATGCAGAGAGCGGGCAGTATTATCTCCATCTGTTCGCCCCGGAGCAGGCGGATCTGAACTGGGAAAGCCCGCAGGTACGCGCCGAACTCAAGAAGGTGTGTGAATTCTGGGCCGGTCGCGGCGTTGACGGGCTGCGTCTTGATGTGGTGAACCTGATTTCCAAAGATCAGGATTTCCCGTCGGATGAACTGGGCGACGGGCGTCGTTTTTACACCGACGGGCCGCGCGCTCATGAGTATTTGCAGGAGATGAGTCGCGACGTTTTCCGCCCGCGCGGGCTGATGACGGTGGGCGAAATGTCCTCCACCACACTGGAACACTGTCAGCAGTATGCCGCCCAGGATGGCCGCGAGCTGTCGATGACCTTCAACTTTCATCACCTGAAAGTGGATTACCCCGGCGGCGAGAAATGGACGCTGGCGGCGCCGGATTTTGTGGCGCTGAAAACGCTGTTCCGCTACTGGCAGCAGGGTATGCATCAGGTGGCGTGGAACGCGCTGTTCTGGTGTAACCACGATCAGCCGCGCATCGTCTCGCGCTTTGGCGATGAAGGCGAATACCGCGTCACCTCGGCGAAAATGCTCGCCATGGTGCTGCACGGTATGCAGGGCACGCCTTATATCTATCAGGGCGAAGAGATCGGCATGACCAACCCGCACTTTACGCGCATTACCGATTACCGCGATGTGGAGAGCCACAATATGTTTGCCGAACGCCGCGCCGCCGGTCAGGACGCCGACCAGTTGCTGGCGATCCTCGCCTCCAAATCCCGCGACAACAGCCGCACGCCGATGCAGTGGGATGCCTCGCCGCATGGCGGATTTACCCGGGGCGAACCGTGGATCGCCCTGTGTGAGAACTATCCGCAGGTGAACGTGGAAGCAGCGCTGCGTGATGCCGGGTCGGTGTTTTATACCTATCAGGCGCTGATTGCACTGCGCAAAAGCGAGCCGGTGCTGACGTGGGGGGATTACGAGGACCTGCTGCCCGCGCATCCGTTCGTGTGGTGTTATCGCCGCCAGTGGCAGGGACAGACGCTGCTGGTGGTGGCGAATCTGAGCGGGGAGAATCAGGCGTGGGAGCCGGAGGAGATGGCTGGCGACTGGCGGGTGGTGATGAGCAATTATGCGGAGGTGGCGCAGGCCCCTGCGTCGGCGGTGTTAAGGCCATATGAGGCGGTGTGGTGGATCGGTTAG